The following proteins come from a genomic window of Nitrospiria bacterium:
- a CDS encoding TolC family protein: MKFYGRSKLVTCVLPVLPVLLTVGCALLGEKDTHISLLPTPPMEADYDVSITEIPQPRMNNAEPLFTVSENGPVDLSIEQAVMLAIQNNRDLHVQQINPVIAGTFEQIERGEYDPEVFVGLEYVEERSSETARSTGTQFNVEGSDTVSSAGLRQKLPTGTTLEATIDHRRSLSDRTPEQESARVGLSLTQSLLQGFGPAVNLVSIRQADLETLASLYELRGFTETLLGNTEIAYWNYLLANQEIEIFEQSLAVARQQRDEVELHIEVGTLPAVEAAAARAEVSRRGQDLIDARSLLEENRLRLLRHISSDLTGPVDLRINPISQPGTDPEPVTDLADRLQLAERFRPDLREAVVRLNQNRLVTIVTRNGLLPRLELFMTLGKTGFADTFSDSFRELDGNTYDVAAGIRFSQFIRNRAAEGRDLAARASRRQAAEAVANLRQLVQLDVKLAINELERARQQISASRATRILQEETLNAEKERFNVGSSTALLVAQAQRDLLASQIAEAEAIISYRIALVRLFLAEGSLLERRGISLDPKGFPGNYSFPNIDWRSDITR, from the coding sequence ATGAAGTTTTATGGCCGGAGCAAATTAGTAACTTGCGTGTTGCCGGTTCTTCCCGTTTTACTGACCGTGGGTTGTGCCCTGCTGGGGGAAAAGGACACCCACATAAGCTTGCTTCCAACCCCCCCTATGGAGGCTGATTATGATGTCAGTATAACGGAAATACCCCAGCCCCGGATGAACAACGCGGAGCCTTTATTTACCGTTTCAGAGAACGGACCGGTGGACCTATCCATCGAACAGGCAGTCATGCTGGCCATACAGAACAACCGTGACCTGCACGTGCAACAGATCAATCCCGTCATTGCCGGAACTTTCGAGCAGATCGAACGGGGAGAATACGACCCGGAGGTATTTGTGGGGCTGGAGTATGTTGAGGAAAGGTCGAGCGAAACGGCCCGATCCACCGGAACCCAGTTCAATGTGGAAGGAAGCGATACCGTTTCCTCTGCCGGACTTCGTCAGAAACTACCCACCGGAACAACCCTTGAGGCCACCATCGACCATCGCCGCAGTCTCTCCGACCGCACGCCCGAGCAGGAATCCGCCAGGGTCGGCCTCAGCCTCACCCAATCCCTGTTACAGGGATTCGGGCCGGCGGTCAATCTGGTCAGTATACGCCAGGCAGACCTCGAGACCCTCGCCAGTCTTTACGAGCTGAGGGGTTTCACCGAGACCCTTTTGGGGAATACGGAAATTGCCTATTGGAACTACCTGCTCGCCAACCAGGAAATCGAGATCTTTGAACAATCGCTGGCCGTCGCACGGCAGCAACGGGATGAAGTGGAGCTACACATCGAGGTCGGAACGCTTCCGGCGGTGGAGGCGGCAGCCGCCCGCGCCGAGGTCTCCAGGCGGGGGCAGGACCTCATCGACGCACGAAGCCTACTGGAGGAAAACCGCCTGAGACTTCTACGGCACATCAGCTCCGACCTGACCGGCCCCGTGGACCTCAGGATCAATCCGATCAGCCAACCCGGTACCGACCCGGAACCGGTCACGGATTTGGCGGACCGCCTTCAGCTCGCTGAACGATTCCGTCCGGACTTGAGGGAGGCCGTCGTCCGGCTGAACCAGAACCGTCTGGTAACGATCGTGACCCGCAACGGCCTGTTGCCGCGGTTGGAACTGTTCATGACGTTGGGAAAAACGGGTTTTGCCGATACCTTCTCAGATTCATTCCGTGAGCTGGACGGAAATACCTACGACGTCGCCGCTGGAATACGATTCAGCCAGTTCATTAGAAACCGGGCGGCTGAAGGGAGAGACCTGGCGGCCCGGGCGTCCAGGCGTCAGGCCGCCGAAGCGGTGGCCAACCTCCGGCAATTGGTCCAGCTCGATGTGAAGCTTGCCATCAATGAATTGGAGCGAGCCCGCCAGCAGATATCGGCGAGCAGGGCAACCCGCATCCTTCAGGAAGAAACATTGAACGCCGAAAAAGAGCGTTTCAACGTGGGATCCAGTACGGCCCTGCTGGTCGCCCAGGCCCAACGGGACTTACTCGCCAGCCAAATTGCAGAAGCGGAAGCGATTATCAGTTACCGAATTGCACTGGTTAGACTGTTCCTAGCCGAGGGCAGTTTACTAGAACGCCGAGGAATCTCGCTGGATCCTAAAGGCTTCCCTGGAAATTACTCCTTTCCCAATATAGACTGGAGATCGGATATAACCCGCTAA
- a CDS encoding efflux RND transporter periplasmic adaptor subunit, with protein MILAVIGLIWVVVSRTQEQGGSGEKGVGSPPAPVEVAEIRRGPIELRRTFSGTLEAPAKFVVAPKISGRIARLAADLGDTVRRGQVVAELDDDEYVQAVAQAKADLAVARANLAEAKSALEIAIRDSKRVETLFKRGVASESQFDAAQNNHLAKQSQLEVAEAQVVRAQASLETANIRLGYTKINADWSGGDDHRVVAERHVDEGGTVSANAPLLSIVELNPITGVIFVTEKDYVRLGQGQPASLTTDAFPGERFEGRINRIAPVFQQNTRQARVEMTIQNQRDRLKPGMFIRATIILGRIAEATIVPEKALTTRGNRTGVFVVHENDQTVVWREVNVGIREGERVQVEGEGLSGKVVTLGQQLVDDGSPVSIAAELNRNNPSGKGPGSE; from the coding sequence TTGATCCTCGCCGTCATCGGACTCATCTGGGTGGTCGTCAGTCGCACCCAGGAACAGGGAGGGTCGGGAGAAAAGGGCGTAGGTTCACCGCCCGCACCGGTCGAAGTGGCGGAAATCCGGCGGGGGCCCATCGAGCTGCGCCGGACCTTCAGCGGAACGCTGGAGGCCCCCGCGAAATTCGTTGTCGCTCCCAAGATCAGCGGGCGGATCGCGCGCCTTGCGGCTGATTTGGGCGATACCGTCAGGCGGGGCCAGGTCGTGGCGGAGCTTGATGATGATGAGTATGTGCAGGCCGTGGCCCAGGCAAAAGCCGATCTGGCGGTGGCCCGGGCCAATCTCGCCGAGGCAAAGAGCGCACTGGAAATCGCGATCCGGGATTCAAAACGTGTCGAAACCCTTTTCAAACGGGGCGTGGCCTCCGAATCACAATTCGATGCCGCCCAAAATAACCACCTCGCAAAGCAGTCTCAACTGGAAGTCGCTGAAGCCCAGGTGGTCAGAGCACAGGCATCCCTGGAAACGGCCAACATCCGGCTGGGGTATACCAAGATTAACGCAGACTGGTCGGGCGGGGACGATCACCGGGTTGTGGCCGAACGCCATGTGGATGAAGGCGGAACCGTATCCGCCAACGCACCCCTCCTCTCCATTGTCGAGTTGAACCCCATCACCGGGGTAATCTTCGTCACGGAAAAAGACTATGTCCGTTTGGGGCAAGGTCAACCCGCCTCGTTGACCACCGACGCCTTTCCGGGGGAGCGGTTCGAGGGCCGGATCAACCGGATCGCACCGGTCTTTCAACAAAATACCCGGCAGGCAAGAGTGGAAATGACGATTCAGAATCAACGAGACCGGCTCAAGCCCGGCATGTTCATCCGTGCGACGATCATCCTGGGTCGGATCGCCGAAGCCACGATCGTCCCGGAAAAGGCCCTGACCACACGGGGTAACCGGACCGGGGTATTTGTCGTTCATGAAAACGACCAAACCGTTGTATGGCGTGAAGTGAACGTCGGGATCCGGGAAGGAGAGCGGGTGCAGGTAGAGGGCGAGGGACTGTCCGGAAAGGTCGTCACGCTGGGACAGCAACTGGTGGATGACGGTTCCCCGGTGAGCATTGCCGCGGAACTGAACCGGAACAATCCCTCCGGCAAAGGACCAGGCAGCGAATGA
- a CDS encoding efflux RND transporter permease subunit has product MRLPSFSVKRPIFVTMVTLMVVVIGVFSLSRLKIDMLPSIELPTLTVRTQYEGASPEVMERLVTQIIEEIIGTVPGVEEMTSLSSEGNSTVRVRFVWGTDIDTAALDVQAQLEDEISELPDDIVRPRVSKFDVASFPVVLLGISSKLDPVELTQLIEDQIRYRFAHIPGVAQVDLWGGYDREVRIELDPERVKALNLPLDRVLAAIEDANLDLPAGRIEQGRYEVTLRAAAEFANLDQIRNTVVVQRNGAVVTLGQIAEVHDTYEKLTRIVRVNGERGLRVAIRKQADANTVEVSRRVLAEIDATNEALPQIKIFPVINQGNFIERSIANVTQSVLYGGGLAVLVLLFFMRSLRSTVVIALAIPISVIATFSLIYLGGFTLNLMTLGGLALGVGMMVDSSIVVLENIFRKRDEDRERPETAAVEGTREVGPAIIASTITTLVIFLPLIFIQGVSGLLFQELAYVIIFSLICSLLVALSLVPMLASRFLKSQEKADEKSAHWIDRWAAAAQAFFRSLENNYRDLLQKVLRHRMLTVAGAAGLLGASLLLLPMIGTEFLPPTDEGEVRVTGEMEIGTRLELVDEQTRLMEEIIRANVPEAMASVVSVGASGWRPDSGAQGEIRLSLEPVVQRERSNVEIAEDLRRRLSGNIPGMEVRTRAPQGQFLLERLLGGDEGLAIEIRGFDLDTLDVLARQTAGSVSDVPGITDIDISRESGIPQQEIRVDRDKVADVGLSVRDVTEVLETAIAGSKVGEYRSQGNSYRILVQLKDAEKKSLDEVLDLALTTPSGEQVTLRSIVTTETTRGPILIDRKNQQRVVTVTANIAGRDMGSVAADVQDRLNQIPRPVGYDLRVAGNFEEQQKSFSELITSLMLALVLVYMVLACQYESLRNPLIVMASVPLAAIGVLLILFLTNTTLNVQSYIGCIMLGGIVVNNAILLVDQAGQLCQRGMGTREAVAEAGRRRLRPILMTTLTTILALLPLALGIGEGADAQAPLARAVIGGLTGSTLITLVLIPAVYSLFHPEPRAQHK; this is encoded by the coding sequence ATGAGATTACCGAGTTTCAGTGTAAAGCGTCCGATTTTCGTCACCATGGTGACACTGATGGTTGTGGTCATCGGCGTGTTTTCTTTAAGCCGTCTGAAGATCGACATGCTCCCCAGTATCGAGCTTCCCACGCTCACCGTCCGTACACAGTATGAAGGGGCCAGCCCGGAAGTCATGGAGCGTTTGGTCACCCAGATCATCGAAGAGATCATCGGAACCGTGCCCGGCGTGGAAGAAATGACCTCCCTCTCCTCCGAAGGGAACAGCACGGTGCGCGTCCGGTTCGTCTGGGGGACCGACATCGACACGGCCGCACTTGACGTTCAGGCCCAACTGGAGGATGAGATCAGCGAGTTGCCGGATGACATCGTACGGCCGCGGGTCAGTAAATTCGATGTCGCCAGCTTTCCGGTGGTTCTGCTGGGCATCTCCAGCAAATTGGATCCTGTCGAACTCACCCAGTTGATCGAAGACCAGATCCGCTACCGCTTCGCCCACATTCCTGGGGTCGCCCAGGTCGACCTCTGGGGAGGCTATGACAGAGAGGTCCGGATCGAGCTGGACCCCGAACGGGTCAAGGCGTTGAATTTGCCCCTCGACCGTGTCCTCGCGGCGATCGAAGACGCCAATCTGGATCTTCCCGCCGGACGGATCGAACAGGGCAGGTATGAGGTCACGCTCCGGGCGGCGGCCGAGTTTGCGAATCTCGACCAAATCCGGAACACGGTCGTCGTCCAGCGCAACGGCGCGGTCGTGACCCTCGGCCAAATCGCCGAGGTCCACGACACCTATGAAAAGCTGACGCGAATCGTCCGTGTCAACGGGGAACGCGGCCTCCGGGTGGCGATTCGAAAGCAGGCCGACGCCAATACCGTCGAAGTTTCCCGGCGCGTGCTCGCCGAAATCGACGCGACCAATGAAGCCCTTCCGCAGATTAAGATCTTTCCGGTCATCAACCAGGGCAATTTTATCGAGCGGTCCATCGCCAATGTCACCCAATCGGTTCTGTACGGCGGCGGGCTGGCCGTCCTGGTCCTGCTTTTCTTCATGCGAAGCCTTCGAAGCACAGTGGTCATCGCCCTGGCGATCCCCATATCCGTGATCGCAACCTTTTCCCTGATTTATCTGGGTGGCTTCACACTGAATCTGATGACACTGGGGGGTCTGGCGCTGGGCGTCGGCATGATGGTGGACAGTTCCATCGTGGTTTTGGAAAACATCTTCCGGAAACGTGATGAGGACCGCGAACGGCCGGAAACCGCCGCCGTGGAAGGAACCCGTGAAGTCGGACCGGCCATCATCGCCAGCACCATTACGACACTGGTGATCTTTCTCCCCCTGATCTTCATTCAAGGCGTATCCGGTCTCCTTTTTCAGGAACTCGCCTACGTGATCATTTTTTCACTGATCTGCTCTCTGCTGGTGGCCTTGAGTCTGGTGCCGATGCTGGCCTCCCGATTCCTGAAATCACAGGAGAAGGCCGATGAGAAATCGGCGCACTGGATAGACCGATGGGCCGCCGCCGCGCAGGCCTTTTTCAGGAGCCTTGAAAACAATTACCGCGATCTCTTGCAGAAGGTGCTTCGTCACCGGATGCTGACGGTTGCAGGCGCCGCGGGGCTCCTGGGTGCAAGCCTGCTTCTGCTGCCCATGATCGGGACGGAATTTCTTCCCCCCACCGATGAGGGGGAGGTCCGGGTGACGGGCGAGATGGAAATCGGCACACGGCTTGAACTGGTGGACGAGCAGACACGCCTCATGGAAGAAATTATCCGGGCCAATGTACCGGAAGCGATGGCCTCCGTGGTCAGCGTGGGGGCGTCGGGATGGCGGCCCGATTCGGGGGCACAGGGCGAAATCCGCCTCTCCCTTGAACCCGTGGTCCAAAGGGAACGGTCCAACGTGGAAATCGCCGAGGACCTGCGGCGCCGTCTCTCCGGCAATATTCCCGGAATGGAAGTTCGCACCCGCGCCCCCCAGGGACAATTTCTGTTGGAGCGCCTTCTGGGCGGCGACGAAGGACTGGCCATCGAGATTCGCGGATTCGACCTCGACACGCTGGACGTCCTGGCCCGGCAGACGGCCGGGTCCGTCTCCGATGTGCCGGGAATCACCGACATCGATATCAGCCGGGAGTCCGGCATTCCCCAGCAAGAAATCCGCGTGGACCGGGACAAGGTGGCGGATGTGGGCCTGAGCGTGCGGGACGTCACGGAAGTCTTAGAAACCGCGATTGCCGGCTCGAAAGTCGGGGAGTACAGGTCCCAGGGAAACTCTTACCGCATCCTGGTGCAGCTCAAAGATGCGGAAAAAAAATCCCTGGACGAGGTTCTTGACCTGGCCCTGACCACACCGTCCGGAGAACAGGTAACGCTCCGCAGCATCGTGACCACCGAAACAACCCGCGGGCCGATCCTGATCGACCGTAAAAATCAGCAGCGGGTGGTAACCGTCACCGCCAATATCGCGGGACGGGACATGGGCTCCGTGGCCGCGGACGTCCAAGACCGGTTGAATCAAATTCCGCGTCCCGTGGGATATGATCTGAGGGTTGCCGGAAATTTCGAAGAACAGCAAAAATCGTTCTCGGAACTGATCACGTCGCTGATGCTGGCGCTGGTGCTGGTGTACATGGTCCTGGCCTGTCAGTACGAATCCCTGCGCAATCCCTTGATCGTCATGGCATCCGTTCCCCTGGCGGCAATCGGCGTCCTGCTGATTCTGTTCCTGACGAATACGACCCTCAACGTCCAGTCGTACATCGGCTGCATCATGCTGGGCGGTATCGTGGTCAACAACGCCATTCTCCTGGTGGATCAGGCCGGCCAACTGTGTCAGCGGGGAATGGGCACGCGGGAAGCGGTCGCCGAAGCGGGACGGCGCCGGCTTCGCCCGATTCTGATGACGACGCTGACCACCATCCTTGCCTTACTGCCCCTGGCCCTGGGCATCGGGGAAGGCGCAGACGCCCAGGCCCCCCTGGCACGCGCGGTCATCGGAGGACTCACAGGGTCGACGCTGATTACGCTGGTCCTCATTCCCGCCGTTTATTCATTATTCCATCCCGAACCAAGGGCTCAACACAAATGA